From one Paenibacillus terrae HPL-003 genomic stretch:
- a CDS encoding SMI1/KNR4 family protein, giving the protein MDKKADIRTSMKELFAHMDEAFFMDLVENVPFEMRDGNVDEEGWIKWKPLSSQITEQEVRDLEETYHFELPPLLRSFIMSYHYVSLQFDNEFIPGVYWSDCAFIEFPRLPVGQGLKGFHDLIREWSPLLSAGYIPFAIAEDDQGPVCLNAGSRDKDGDYPIVWFFHEDLQHLDKDELRIRGNLIPHVQGLFPSSVEMFNVMFKQIRH; this is encoded by the coding sequence ATGGACAAGAAGGCGGATATTCGCACATCCATGAAGGAGTTATTTGCTCATATGGATGAAGCTTTTTTTATGGACTTGGTAGAAAATGTACCCTTCGAGATGCGTGACGGCAATGTCGATGAGGAGGGCTGGATCAAGTGGAAGCCTCTTTCTTCGCAGATCACAGAACAGGAGGTTCGGGATCTTGAAGAAACCTACCACTTCGAGCTTCCTCCCCTGCTGAGAAGTTTCATCATGTCCTATCATTATGTGTCTTTACAATTCGATAACGAATTCATTCCTGGAGTATACTGGAGCGATTGTGCCTTTATCGAGTTTCCGCGACTGCCTGTGGGTCAAGGCTTGAAAGGATTTCATGATTTGATCCGCGAATGGTCGCCCTTGCTATCGGCAGGCTATATCCCTTTTGCAATTGCAGAGGACGATCAGGGCCCCGTTTGTTTGAATGCAGGAAGCAGGGATAAGGATGGAGACTATCCCATCGTGTGGTTCTTTCATGAGGATTTGCAGCATCTGGACAAGGATGAGTTACGGATTAGAGGTAACCTGATTCCCCATGTACAAGGGTTGTTCCCATCTTCTGTCGAGATGTTTAACGTCATGTTTAAGCAGATCAGGCACTAA
- the nspC gene encoding carboxynorspermidine decarboxylase: MNIDISGLPSPCYLVDERLLVKNLEVLNSVQERTGCNILLALKGFSMFSTFPLVGKYLKGVTASSLFEARLGREKMDKEVHVYAPAYVDREFDELLEYVDHVVFNSFDQLKRFKSKVQGVTSKKIEIGIRVNPEYSEIETPLYDPCYNNSRMGVTLANFKPEDLDGVDGIHFHTMCEQNSDTLERTIKVVDEKFGPYIKQMKWLNFGGGHHITREDYDLDTLVRCIQYFQDKYGVQVYLEPGEAIALNTGYLVATVLDTMKNGMDIAILDTSAECHMPDVLAMPYRPNIIDAGKPGEYAHTYRLGGLTCLAGDVIGDYSFKEPLKPGDKLVFCDMAHYTMVKNHMFNGVNLPAIASYNDEEGIKVIRQFSYEDFSSRLS, from the coding sequence ATGAATATTGATATTAGCGGACTTCCATCACCTTGTTACCTTGTTGACGAAAGACTTCTTGTGAAAAACCTTGAGGTTTTAAATTCTGTTCAAGAGCGAACAGGCTGTAATATTTTGCTTGCGCTTAAAGGATTTTCGATGTTTTCGACATTTCCTCTGGTTGGAAAATATTTAAAAGGCGTAACCGCCAGCTCGCTGTTCGAAGCGAGACTCGGTCGGGAAAAAATGGACAAAGAAGTTCACGTATACGCACCTGCTTATGTTGATCGGGAATTCGATGAGTTGCTGGAGTATGTCGACCACGTGGTTTTCAACTCTTTCGATCAATTGAAGCGGTTCAAAAGTAAGGTGCAAGGCGTGACTTCCAAAAAGATAGAGATTGGAATTCGAGTCAATCCGGAATATTCGGAAATCGAAACTCCGCTCTATGATCCTTGCTACAACAACTCCAGAATGGGTGTGACCTTGGCTAACTTTAAGCCTGAGGATCTGGATGGCGTAGACGGTATTCATTTTCATACGATGTGTGAACAGAATTCAGACACACTGGAGCGCACCATTAAAGTCGTGGATGAGAAATTCGGACCATACATTAAGCAGATGAAATGGCTTAATTTTGGCGGTGGTCATCATATCACCAGAGAAGACTATGATCTGGACACGCTGGTACGCTGTATCCAATATTTCCAGGATAAATATGGTGTACAGGTTTACCTGGAGCCGGGCGAAGCTATCGCTTTGAATACCGGTTATCTGGTCGCTACAGTTCTGGATACGATGAAAAACGGAATGGACATTGCGATTCTGGATACTTCGGCTGAATGTCATATGCCTGATGTACTGGCTATGCCATATCGTCCGAATATCATTGATGCAGGCAAGCCTGGTGAGTATGCACACACCTACAGACTCGGTGGACTTACTTGCCTAGCCGGAGATGTGATCGGGGACTATTCCTTTAAAGAGCCTTTGAAGCCGGGAGACAAGCTTGTATTCTGCGATATGGCCCATTATACGATGGTCAAAAACCACATGTTTAACGGAGTCAACCTGCCAGCCATCGCCAGCTACAATGACGAAGAAGGCATTAAGGTGATCCGCCAGTTCTCCTATGAGGATTTTAGCTCACGTTTGTCGTAA
- a CDS encoding helix-turn-helix domain-containing protein: MEDKEVLKLVGARIRALRKEKGLSQESLGEKGGFHFSYIGQIERGEKNVSLLNIAKIADALDVNLIQLFAYVNEEIKVTKHEAELNEILTLLRKSNPQKIKLAKNIVKEILNNE, from the coding sequence ATGGAAGATAAAGAAGTTCTTAAATTAGTGGGTGCCAGGATACGTGCTTTGCGAAAAGAAAAGGGCTTGTCTCAGGAATCGCTTGGAGAAAAAGGTGGATTTCATTTTTCATACATAGGGCAGATTGAACGTGGGGAAAAGAACGTATCGTTATTGAATATAGCTAAAATTGCAGATGCACTGGATGTTAATTTGATTCAGCTTTTTGCTTATGTAAATGAGGAAATTAAGGTTACAAAGCATGAAGCCGAACTAAATGAAATACTAACATTGCTTAGAAAGTCAAACCCTCAAAAAATTAAGCTAGCGAAAAATATTGTTAAAGAGATTTTAAACAATGAATAA
- the htpG gene encoding molecular chaperone HtpG, protein MEKKQFQAESKRLLEMMINSIYTQKEIFLRELISNASDAIDKIYYKALTDDQLVFDKENYYIKVTADKENRTLTLRDTGIGMTKEELENNLGVIAKSGSLAFKNENGSKDGHDIIGQFGVGFYSAFMVADVVTVTTKALGSDTAYKWESTGADGYTIEPAEKDEVGSVIVLKIKANTEDESYDEYLDEYRLKALIKKYSDFIRYPIKMDVTGKRLKEGSDNEFEDYEEEQRINSMVPIWRKNKSELTDEDYQHFYAEKRYGYDKPLQHIHVSADGAVVYQAILFIPENIPFDFYSKEYEKGLELYANGVLIMEKSPDLLPDYFSFVKGMVDSESLSLNISREMLQHDRQLKLIAKNIESKIKGQLLTLLKNDREKYDQFYKSFGRQLKFGVYNDYGRHKETLQDLLMFYSSTEKKQVTLDEYVSRMPEDQKYIYYASGESNKRIEKLPQTEMVADKGYEILYFTDDIDEFAIKMLLSYKEKEFKSVSSGDLGIETDENEKETEAEQNDNKELFEYMKGLLEGKVSSVKASKRLKTHPVCLSADGEVTIEMEKILNAMPNNADVKANKVLEININHAVFNSLKEAFAVDKEKVNLYTALLYNQALLIEGLPLQDPVEFTNDICKIMV, encoded by the coding sequence ATGGAGAAAAAACAGTTTCAGGCTGAGTCCAAGCGTCTGCTCGAAATGATGATTAACTCGATTTACACGCAAAAGGAAATTTTTCTAAGAGAGCTGATCTCCAACGCAAGTGATGCGATTGACAAAATTTATTACAAAGCGCTGACGGACGATCAACTGGTCTTTGACAAAGAAAATTACTATATCAAAGTAACGGCTGACAAGGAGAACAGAACGCTCACCCTTCGCGATACCGGAATTGGTATGACTAAGGAAGAGCTGGAAAACAATCTGGGTGTTATTGCTAAAAGCGGCTCGCTGGCGTTCAAAAATGAGAATGGATCCAAGGATGGACATGACATCATTGGACAGTTCGGGGTCGGCTTCTATTCTGCGTTCATGGTGGCGGATGTCGTTACAGTGACTACAAAGGCACTGGGCAGCGATACCGCTTATAAGTGGGAATCCACAGGTGCAGACGGGTATACCATTGAGCCAGCAGAGAAGGATGAAGTCGGTTCTGTGATTGTTTTGAAAATCAAAGCAAATACCGAGGACGAGTCCTACGACGAATATTTGGACGAGTATCGTTTAAAAGCACTGATCAAGAAATACTCTGACTTTATTCGCTATCCGATCAAGATGGATGTTACAGGCAAACGTTTGAAAGAGGGCAGTGACAACGAGTTCGAAGATTACGAAGAAGAGCAGCGTATTAACAGCATGGTTCCCATCTGGAGAAAGAACAAAAGCGAGCTGACCGACGAAGATTATCAACATTTTTATGCGGAAAAACGCTATGGCTACGACAAGCCACTCCAGCATATCCACGTCAGCGCGGACGGCGCGGTGGTGTATCAGGCTATTTTGTTTATTCCAGAAAATATCCCGTTTGATTTCTATTCCAAGGAGTATGAAAAAGGACTGGAACTGTACGCTAACGGCGTGCTGATTATGGAAAAATCGCCTGACCTGCTGCCGGATTATTTTAGCTTTGTCAAAGGTATGGTGGACTCCGAAAGCTTGTCGCTGAACATTTCCAGAGAAATGTTGCAGCATGACCGCCAACTGAAGCTGATTGCCAAAAATATCGAAAGCAAAATCAAAGGCCAACTGCTGACCCTGCTCAAAAATGACCGGGAAAAGTATGATCAATTCTACAAATCATTTGGCAGACAATTGAAATTTGGCGTCTACAACGATTATGGCAGACATAAGGAGACACTTCAGGATCTACTCATGTTCTACTCTTCTACAGAGAAAAAGCAGGTTACACTGGACGAATATGTATCCCGTATGCCTGAGGATCAGAAGTATATTTACTATGCTTCCGGGGAATCCAACAAGCGTATTGAGAAGCTGCCGCAGACCGAAATGGTGGCCGACAAAGGCTACGAAATTCTGTACTTCACCGACGATATTGATGAGTTCGCTATTAAAATGCTCTTGAGCTACAAGGAGAAAGAGTTCAAATCTGTATCCAGTGGCGATCTGGGCATTGAGACTGACGAGAACGAGAAGGAAACAGAAGCGGAACAAAACGACAACAAAGAGCTGTTCGAGTACATGAAGGGCTTGTTGGAAGGCAAGGTATCCAGTGTTAAAGCCTCCAAGCGCTTGAAGACACATCCGGTGTGTCTGTCCGCAGACGGCGAAGTGACGATTGAAATGGAGAAAATCTTAAATGCCATGCCGAACAACGCCGATGTCAAAGCGAATAAAGTGCTGGAAATCAACATCAATCATGCGGTGTTCAACTCTCTGAAAGAGGCTTTTGCCGTGGACAAGGAGAAGGTCAATCTTTATACAGCATTGCTGTATAATCAGGCCCTGTTGATCGAAGGCTTGCCACTGCAAGACCCGGTTGAATTCACCAACGATATTTGCAAAATCATGGTTTAA
- a CDS encoding phosphodiester glycosidase family protein — MKRITALVILSLLLIVTPIYAAAPAPMLVYVDQSNHSFIPLRLLNSYEGITINMTATDKKIEIAQDDTRLTLFAGQSTAKVNDQTVRMQSVPFTDNGSTYVPLQFISQHLNLQVSWQKETSSVHIKQGTTSVTLPVLTGKLPGSTTPITTAHKSFKVGSRTFSAKVVTISILHPKVNLDVALAGNTIGKVENLSGLAKRNQAVVAINGTYFDAYTQSSYKTPYGYLVSHGKLLKKSSGDQRTVFTYDANHLAELVSGPAFEERLSEGNVEGALQAGPRLVTNGKVSLNVKAEGFKDPKILTGGGARSALGITQDHKLILLTTGGATIPQLAQIMKQAGAYQAMNLDGGASSGLYYNGSYLTTPGRQISNAIIVKYQ; from the coding sequence ATGAAAAGAATCACCGCACTTGTTATCCTATCCCTGCTATTAATTGTAACCCCGATCTACGCTGCTGCACCAGCGCCCATGCTGGTCTATGTGGATCAGAGCAACCACTCCTTCATCCCTCTCCGCCTCCTGAACAGCTATGAAGGGATCACTATCAACATGACAGCAACGGACAAAAAGATTGAGATTGCCCAAGATGATACCCGGCTCACATTATTTGCAGGACAGTCTACAGCCAAAGTTAATGACCAGACCGTTCGTATGCAAAGCGTTCCTTTTACCGACAATGGTTCCACCTATGTTCCCTTGCAGTTCATCAGCCAGCACCTAAACCTGCAAGTCTCATGGCAAAAGGAAACCTCATCCGTACATATCAAGCAAGGCACAACGTCCGTCACGCTTCCGGTACTCACGGGCAAGCTACCCGGCAGCACCACACCGATCACGACGGCTCACAAGAGCTTCAAGGTCGGATCACGCACCTTCTCCGCCAAGGTGGTCACCATCTCCATACTTCATCCCAAGGTGAATCTGGACGTGGCGCTGGCAGGCAATACCATCGGCAAAGTGGAGAACTTAAGCGGTCTCGCCAAACGTAATCAAGCGGTTGTAGCCATAAACGGTACCTACTTTGACGCGTATACCCAAAGCTCTTACAAAACACCTTACGGCTATCTGGTCAGCCATGGGAAATTGTTGAAAAAAAGCTCCGGCGACCAACGAACCGTCTTTACTTACGATGCTAACCATTTGGCCGAGCTGGTTTCCGGCCCTGCCTTTGAAGAACGGTTAAGCGAAGGCAACGTCGAAGGCGCCCTTCAAGCTGGACCTCGTCTGGTGACGAACGGAAAGGTTTCCCTGAATGTCAAAGCTGAAGGCTTCAAGGACCCCAAAATATTAACAGGCGGCGGGGCCCGCAGCGCACTCGGGATTACACAGGATCATAAGCTAATCCTTCTGACCACAGGCGGAGCCACTATTCCACAGCTCGCTCAAATCATGAAGCAGGCGGGCGCTTATCAGGCCATGAATTTGGACGGCGGTGCTTCCAGCGGGCTGTATTACAACGGCTCCTATCTCACCACACCCGGTCGCCAAATCAGTAATGCGATTATTGTAAAATATCAATAG
- a CDS encoding saccharopine dehydrogenase family protein, whose product MGKALIIGAGGVASVVVHKCCQNPDVFEEICIASRTVEKCDALKEKLGGGRTKIQTAQLDADNTDMVIDLIRSFQPDVVINVALPYQDLTIMDACLETGVHYVDTANYEPPDTPKFEYSWQWAYKERFEKAGITALLGSGFDPGVTGVFTAYAQKHYFDEIHTIDIVDANAGDHGYPFATNFNPEINIREITAKGRYFENGEWIETEPLSEKKVYDLPEIGPKNIYLLYHEELESLAVNIKGVKKIRFWMTFSDNYLNHLNVLQNVGMTSIEPIDYEGQQIIPLQFLKAILPDPASLGPRTKGKTNIGCIIQGIKDGKPKTYYVYNVCDHEECYAEVGSQAISYTTGVPAMIGAMLIIKGIWKKPGVYNVEEFDPDPFMEALNKHGLPWQESFTPTLLD is encoded by the coding sequence TTGGGAAAAGCATTGATTATTGGCGCCGGTGGCGTGGCCAGCGTTGTGGTGCATAAATGTTGCCAAAACCCAGATGTATTTGAAGAAATTTGTATCGCGAGCAGAACTGTTGAGAAATGCGATGCGCTTAAAGAAAAGCTGGGTGGAGGCCGTACTAAGATACAAACGGCTCAGCTTGATGCTGACAACACCGACATGGTCATTGACCTGATTCGAAGCTTTCAACCGGATGTAGTTATCAATGTGGCTCTCCCTTATCAGGATTTAACGATTATGGATGCTTGCCTTGAGACAGGCGTTCATTACGTTGATACGGCGAATTATGAACCGCCGGATACGCCGAAGTTTGAATACAGCTGGCAATGGGCCTACAAAGAAAGATTCGAAAAAGCGGGCATTACAGCTCTGCTGGGCAGCGGTTTTGATCCAGGCGTGACTGGAGTATTTACGGCTTATGCTCAAAAGCATTATTTTGATGAAATTCATACGATTGATATTGTAGATGCGAATGCAGGAGACCACGGATATCCTTTTGCAACTAACTTTAATCCGGAAATTAATATTCGGGAAATTACGGCGAAGGGCCGTTACTTTGAAAATGGAGAGTGGATTGAAACTGAGCCGCTTTCCGAGAAAAAGGTATATGACCTTCCTGAAATCGGACCGAAAAATATATATCTTTTGTACCATGAAGAACTGGAATCTCTTGCAGTGAACATTAAAGGTGTGAAAAAAATCCGTTTCTGGATGACTTTCTCGGACAATTACCTGAATCATTTGAACGTGCTTCAAAACGTAGGCATGACTTCCATCGAGCCTATTGATTACGAAGGACAGCAAATCATTCCATTGCAATTCCTGAAAGCCATTTTGCCAGACCCGGCTTCCCTGGGACCTAGAACCAAGGGTAAAACGAACATTGGATGTATCATTCAGGGTATTAAAGACGGAAAACCGAAAACGTATTATGTATACAATGTGTGTGATCATGAGGAATGTTATGCAGAGGTTGGCTCCCAAGCCATTTCCTACACAACAGGCGTTCCTGCCATGATCGGCGCAATGCTTATCATTAAAGGCATCTGGAAAAAACCAGGCGTATACAACGTTGAGGAATTTGATCCAGATCCATTCATGGAAGCACTGAATAAACACGGATTGCCATGGCAAGAAAGCTTTACGCCAACGTTGCTTGATTGA
- a CDS encoding PTS ascorbate transporter subunit IIC: MNKALNILINVLSEPSVLVALIALVGLLAQRKNLSDILKGTTKTFVGFLVISAGAGVLQQALAPFGDMFKAAFHVSGIVPNNEAIVALAVSKYGSSTALIMFFGMIVNLLIARFTRFKYIFLTGHITLYMSCMIAIILSVSGFTSVSLILFGALTVGIFMSLSPAVVQPFVRKLTGNDNVALGHSGAVGFAIGGLVGMAVKGKKDIVSTEEINFPKGLGFLRDSTVSIALTMAVFYIIVAIFAGPAYVESHLSNGKNYILFALLQAGMFSAGVFIILSGVRLVLAEIVPAFKGISTKIVPNSKPALDVPIVYTYAPNAVLIGFFSSFVGGIVSMLILVLSGGIVILPGVVPHFFTGAAAGVFGNTMGGVRGAILGAFVNGVLISFMPILLIPVLGDLGLANATFSDSDFGVVGLFLSGLNQMGGKMITMIGIGLVLLIMILVSLKKPKSSAQ, translated from the coding sequence ATGAATAAAGCTTTGAATATACTCATTAACGTTTTAAGTGAGCCGTCCGTGCTAGTTGCGTTGATTGCTTTGGTAGGGTTGCTGGCTCAGCGGAAAAATCTCTCGGATATCCTGAAGGGGACGACCAAAACGTTTGTAGGATTTCTTGTCATCAGCGCAGGCGCAGGTGTTTTGCAGCAAGCTCTTGCACCTTTTGGCGATATGTTTAAAGCAGCGTTTCATGTAAGCGGTATCGTTCCCAATAATGAAGCTATTGTGGCTCTTGCCGTGAGTAAGTACGGTTCCTCCACCGCACTGATTATGTTTTTCGGTATGATTGTGAACCTGCTGATTGCTCGTTTTACACGATTTAAGTACATTTTTTTAACAGGTCATATTACGCTATACATGTCATGTATGATTGCTATCATTTTATCAGTGAGTGGTTTCACATCCGTCTCCCTTATCCTTTTTGGAGCCCTGACTGTAGGTATTTTCATGTCGCTCTCTCCAGCCGTTGTGCAGCCATTTGTCCGCAAATTAACGGGCAATGACAATGTGGCTTTGGGGCATTCTGGCGCGGTCGGCTTTGCGATTGGCGGGCTGGTAGGTATGGCAGTGAAAGGCAAGAAAGACATTGTATCCACTGAAGAAATCAATTTCCCGAAAGGACTTGGCTTTCTGCGGGACAGTACAGTCAGTATTGCATTAACGATGGCGGTCTTCTACATCATTGTAGCCATTTTTGCAGGTCCGGCTTATGTCGAAAGTCACTTGAGTAATGGGAAAAACTATATTTTATTTGCGCTACTTCAGGCGGGGATGTTTTCGGCAGGCGTATTTATCATTTTGTCGGGTGTACGTCTGGTCTTGGCTGAAATTGTACCGGCATTCAAAGGGATTTCCACGAAAATTGTACCGAATTCCAAACCGGCGCTGGATGTCCCCATTGTTTATACCTATGCTCCGAACGCGGTATTGATCGGCTTCTTCTCCAGTTTTGTGGGCGGGATTGTCAGCATGCTCATCCTGGTTTTATCCGGCGGGATTGTTATTTTACCTGGGGTTGTCCCGCACTTCTTCACAGGAGCGGCAGCAGGAGTATTCGGAAACACCATGGGCGGTGTGCGTGGCGCCATTTTAGGCGCATTTGTGAACGGGGTGCTCATCAGTTTCATGCCGATTCTATTAATACCTGTATTAGGGGATCTCGGGTTAGCCAACGCGACCTTCTCCGATTCCGACTTCGGTGTAGTGGGGCTGTTCTTGAGCGGGCTAAACCAGATGGGTGGAAAAATGATAACGATGATCGGGATCGGTTTGGTGTTACTCATTATGATTTTGGTAAGCCTGAAAAAGCCGAAAAGCAGCGCGCAATAA
- the tkt gene encoding transketolase encodes MRFDQQDLQAVMAIRALSLDAIDKANSGHPGLPLGAAPMAYALWSQALLVNPKNSRWENRDRFVLSAGHGSMLLYSLLHLSGFDVTINDLKKFRQLGSRTPGHPEVGHTDGVEATTGPLGQGVAMAVGMALAERHLAGLYNKESFPIVDHYTYCLCGDGDLMEGVANEAISHAGHEQLDKLIMLYDSNDISLDGELSHSFSENIKQRFESSGWQHILVTDGNDLSKITAAIDLARENHTQPTIIEVKTVIGFGSPHAGTHKVHGSPLGEAGTAAAKLSYQWELPAFTVSEEVYTLFREKVATRGAKAEAEWQALMVKYTESYPELAKQFHDSFTNTLPLDWEKPLADYEASSSKAGRDTSSDILNLIAQQVPYLFGGSADLASSNKTLIAGDERFSKSAPAARNIWFGVREFAMAAEMNGIALHGGLKIYGGTFFVFSDYLKAAIRLAAIQQLPVIYVLTHDSIIVGEDGPTHEPIEQLAGLRAMPNLNVIRPADGNEVIAAWHMAISSVSTPTALVLTRQALPVLAGSSEKALEGVKKGGYILAPASKEVPDLLLIASGSEVKLAVEAQSILENAGISASVVSLPNTSAFDQQDEAYKERVLPKAIRARVGIEMGASFGWERYIGLDGKMLAIDRFGASGKGAEVVEAFGFNAANIVALAKEVLAELRK; translated from the coding sequence ATGAGATTTGATCAGCAAGACCTTCAAGCCGTCATGGCCATCCGAGCATTATCTTTAGACGCGATTGATAAAGCAAACTCTGGGCATCCCGGATTACCTTTAGGTGCAGCACCTATGGCTTATGCTCTTTGGTCACAGGCATTACTTGTAAATCCCAAAAATTCGCGATGGGAAAATCGGGATCGGTTCGTTCTGTCTGCTGGCCATGGGTCCATGCTCCTTTACAGTCTGCTTCACTTATCCGGTTTTGATGTGACGATTAACGATTTGAAGAAATTTCGGCAGCTAGGTTCCCGAACGCCCGGGCATCCAGAAGTCGGACACACCGACGGTGTAGAAGCAACGACGGGACCCTTGGGACAAGGGGTGGCGATGGCTGTTGGCATGGCATTGGCAGAACGGCATTTAGCAGGTTTATATAATAAGGAGTCCTTTCCGATTGTGGATCACTACACGTATTGTCTGTGCGGAGATGGTGATTTAATGGAAGGCGTGGCTAATGAAGCGATCTCTCATGCTGGCCATGAGCAATTGGATAAATTAATCATGCTATACGATTCCAATGACATATCGCTGGATGGAGAACTGAGTCACTCTTTCTCAGAAAATATAAAACAGCGGTTTGAGTCCAGTGGGTGGCAACATATCTTGGTTACAGACGGTAATGATCTTAGCAAGATTACTGCAGCGATTGACTTGGCACGAGAAAATCATACGCAACCTACAATTATTGAAGTGAAGACTGTGATCGGGTTTGGCTCACCGCATGCAGGTACGCATAAAGTTCATGGTTCACCTCTGGGAGAAGCAGGAACGGCTGCGGCAAAATTGAGCTATCAATGGGAACTACCGGCTTTTACCGTATCAGAGGAAGTCTATACCCTTTTTCGTGAAAAAGTAGCAACTCGTGGTGCCAAAGCCGAGGCTGAATGGCAGGCTCTAATGGTGAAATATACGGAAAGTTATCCAGAACTGGCTAAACAGTTTCATGACAGTTTTACCAATACACTGCCCTTAGATTGGGAAAAACCACTGGCTGATTACGAAGCAAGCTCAAGTAAAGCAGGACGAGATACCAGCAGTGACATCTTGAACTTGATTGCACAGCAGGTCCCTTATTTATTTGGCGGTTCAGCTGACTTAGCGAGCTCCAATAAGACATTAATTGCAGGAGATGAACGTTTTTCTAAATCAGCTCCTGCTGCACGCAACATTTGGTTTGGTGTACGTGAGTTTGCGATGGCAGCTGAAATGAATGGCATAGCGCTGCACGGTGGGTTAAAGATTTATGGAGGGACTTTCTTTGTATTTTCCGATTATTTAAAAGCAGCTATACGCTTGGCGGCCATTCAGCAACTTCCGGTGATTTACGTCCTAACCCATGACTCCATTATCGTAGGAGAAGACGGACCTACCCATGAGCCGATCGAGCAACTGGCAGGATTGCGTGCGATGCCGAATTTAAATGTAATCCGTCCCGCAGACGGAAATGAAGTGATCGCTGCCTGGCATATGGCGATCTCATCAGTTTCAACACCGACAGCACTTGTCCTTACACGTCAGGCTTTGCCGGTCCTTGCAGGCAGTTCTGAAAAGGCATTGGAAGGTGTGAAAAAAGGCGGATATATTTTAGCGCCTGCTTCCAAAGAAGTACCAGATTTGCTGTTAATCGCAAGTGGTTCAGAGGTGAAGCTGGCTGTCGAAGCACAGAGTATCTTGGAAAACGCAGGCATTTCAGCATCTGTCGTAAGCTTGCCGAACACATCTGCTTTTGATCAGCAGGACGAAGCTTACAAAGAAAGAGTCTTGCCCAAAGCAATACGTGCCCGCGTTGGCATTGAAATGGGGGCAAGCTTTGGCTGGGAACGCTATATCGGTCTGGACGGTAAGATGTTAGCCATTGATCGTTTTGGCGCATCTGGTAAAGGAGCCGAAGTTGTAGAGGCCTTTGGCTTTAACGCAGCCAATATCGTTGCTTTAGCGAAAGAGGTACTTGCTGAATTAAGGAAATGA
- a CDS encoding PTS sugar transporter subunit IIB — translation MKILTVCGSGLGTSFMVEMNIKQLLNEMGVDGVEVDHSDLGSATPGSADVFFLARDIAEGGASLGDVVVLENIIDLEELRTKLTAVLQDKNLL, via the coding sequence ATGAAAATTTTAACAGTTTGCGGTTCTGGTCTGGGAACAAGCTTTATGGTGGAAATGAATATTAAGCAGCTATTGAATGAGATGGGCGTAGATGGTGTGGAAGTAGATCATTCCGATCTGGGTTCCGCTACGCCTGGGAGCGCAGATGTGTTTTTTCTTGCCAGAGACATTGCTGAAGGAGGAGCGAGCCTGGGTGATGTGGTCGTTCTGGAAAACATTATCGATCTTGAGGAATTACGCACAAAACTAACAGCAGTCTTACAAGATAAAAATCTATTGTAA